In Ailuropoda melanoleuca isolate Jingjing chromosome 18, ASM200744v2, whole genome shotgun sequence, the sequence aTTCAGTACCTTACAGTTTCTTCCACTGTCCTAATATACACCCTTTGACTTTTGGCCATTTTATTATCACTTTTGATAGAAAACAGTAGATATTTTGTCAAACTCATGTGTAACTAGAAGATTATGACTTATTAGCTGAGTCTTTTgtagtacaaaataaataataattgcttCAATATAGTACAACATGAAAGTTACTGATATAGTTTTCATAACTGCATTTCATGACCTTTGTTTGATCAGACAAAACATTAAAATCTGAACCTTTCATAGTAATAGTTTAGAGTCACCAAAGATTTGATTGCAACAGTACATTTTATTGAATTGATATCATACTCTGTACACAGACTATGATAGCAGTAACCTGTAATATAAGCTATTCGTTATATTTAACTattgagttttctttcctttacatttatttctgttgccCTAAATGTTAGCATTTACCAACAGAGACAGACCTGCCTATGACAATTCCTCAGAGACAGAATCAAACTTCTTCCTGACACTCTCCAGTGAGAAGGCGAtgtgcctcctgggggagggaggaaggatacggatccagaagaagaagaattgaAATACAAGGTGCTCACACTCCACTGTTTTTCAAGAAACAGGAAGGCTCAACTATATCACCCTGTGATTGGCACAGCCTTGCACTCTtccgtggggtggggggagtgggggcatTGTGGGCATGGCTGGAGGGACATGATGCTCTCCCATGAGACACACAGGCTTCCTGAGACCAGACGCAGCACTAACTACCACAAAAGCTTCTGGGTGCACAGTCTTAGAGGACTGGTGGACTTACATCCTCTGGATTGTGAGAGGTTGTAAGGTAAGGGGAGGGTGCAGAGAAAATCAGGGAGTGGCTCATCAGAAGCAACAACCATCTAGTTTTTCCCTCAAATGTGATGATTACAGGTATGGGGCACAACGGGTGTCTTAAGAAAAGAGGGCTGTAGAAGATGGCGGATTACAGTGTGAACATGGACAGCCAAGCCCAGAGCTTTCTCGCTGCTGAGCCCGACTTTAATcagctgttttcttccttctctgaagaGTATAACTTACTCAGTTTACCAGTATTTCTGTCATAAGATTCCTGTGAGTTGTTCTAAATTAATTATTTCACAGGAAGGATCTGTTACTGCTGGGGAAGGAAATACCTAGATTCCCCTGCACACCTTAGTCCAATCAAATGATAAAACAGTTTCTGCAGCAATGTGGTAAGAGTCACCTTGTTATCAGGTCCTCGGTGAAGCGACTGTGGGGAAATTGTGGAAAGCAATGGGTAACCATCTCTATAATCTGTAATGAGccatttatataaatggtatctCCTATTAAgacatttcagaaatgaaaattccATAATAATGAGGATTGATATCTACTGTTTCTTgcacaccaggcactgtgctaagcgtTTCAGATACAACGTCTAATAACGTATAACATGTTTTCCTTTGgtcaataggaaaaaagaaacgtTTTGTTATGAAAACAGAGATTCATAAGAGGCTGAGTCTGTCAAGGAATATTTCTAATTATGTGGAGATGACCCAAAATGAATCACTTGTGCTGGGTTATTTCCAAACCAGAACTACATACAGAGTGCTTGTCTTGGCTTTTAAGGCTGGGGAGGCCGGCGCATGAAGCTGAGCCATTAAAATTGCCTTATTTCCCTCCTGTTTCTCTCATGTATCCAACTGTCACTGGAAGTCCATCTCAATATGTAAACCATCAGAATCTCACCAGGATTCAAGGGCCACTTAATCTTTATTACATTGAATAGGAATCTGCAGACAGAATTTCCCATTGGGCATGAAACTCTTATATCTTTGGATTATATGAGAGTGCCATTCGCTTGATCATGGACTCTTAATAGGAAACTTTTACAGTGCTcttcacaacatgtgccctccttaatacccatcacctagctACCCCAttcctccacacccctcccctctgaaacagtttgtttcctggagcccatagcctctcatggtttattttcctctctgatttctcccccttcagatttccctcccatgctctatggtcctctgtgctattccttgtgttccacatatgagtgaatccaTATAACATGATGTTTTAAATGACAAGCAGTTTTGATGCTGAGAGATTTCATTTTAAtggtcatttcttatttttttattcatggtTTGCCTCTacagtgtttgcatttttttttttatctgacagagacagccagcgagagagggaacacaagcagggggagtgggagaggaagaagcaggcttccagcggaggagcctgatgtgggactcgatcccagaacgccgagatcatgccctgagccaaaggcagacacttaacgactgcgccacccaggcgcccctacagtgtttgcatttttaaccCAAAACAACGCAGCAAGAAAGACAGGAAGGGCTTCATCATCCTTCCCTTATATGGAAATGATGAATCAGAAACTTTAGGTCAAGAAACTGTGTCAGGTGAGAGACAGAAGCAATGTTCAAACCCAGTGGTTCTACTGGCTCGATGCTCTTTCTGCAGATTCCGGGCACCCGCTTCAAGTGCCTCACTCTTTTCATAGCagagattaaaacaaaatgcTCTTGGTAGGTACATAAAGCTGGTCTCTGCTGCACGGACCTCAGGGTCCCCAGTCTAAGGTCAGTGCAGAGTAACTCCTGAAAGCAATaggaagtataattttaaaaaatcagattttaccTGTTTCAGTATTAAGCCAagtgacagggagggagaagagaatctgaCTATTAAAGACTCAGGATGTCTAAGAAAATCTTgtgggtcaaaaaaaaaaaaaaaaaaaagaaaaagaaccatggTCTGTTTTCTTTGCTTCAGCCTTAACGGATATGCATTACTTCATGGGAActatacatattaaaattaattacaatgcAAGGAGAATGCTTACAAATGCATTAATATACgtataaatacattataatagACTACCTGATGTGTGGGCAAATTTTCCAATAGTCACATGCATTGGGACTCCCTGTCATTATGCAGAGTTGTTATTTCATATTTCCCAGTTTTCAATTGGTCTGCTTGTTTCCCTCCTTAACTTTAGGCACTTTTGAAAACAGTAGAATAAAATGATCCATAGCAAGTTTTTTCCCCCAGGACACAACGTTTGGGTGacatttttatgtgtgtatggatctatgtatgtattttctgcTGTTCTTCTCTCCATCATGGCAGGTGCATAACAAAACATGAAAAGGGGATGAAGATAATAAATCAGAAGAGATGATTAGGGATTGGGATAAAAAATTGCACAAGAAGGAGTATATGAAGGTCAATCTATGGTGACATACACATGGAAGCAGGCACAACTATGGCCAATACTTAGTACTGAACCACTTTTCCAAGTACTTTTATGGgaattaactcacttaatcctcatagcaaTCCCACTAGGGACATACCACTATCACCTCCTTTAATAATTGGGAACATTGAGGAAACAGAAAGTTTAAGTAAATGTTAACTTTGACCCAGTATTGGATGGCTGTAttaggattcgaacccaggtaGAATATTGCCAAAATACTCTTCACCCCTATGCTACTCAGTACAGATTTGAATGTGTATGTTTCTGTATGGGTGTACAGATGAATGTGTATATGCgaaaatgtacatttttgtgCATATGTTCTTGTGAATGCACTTAATATATTTGTCTACTCATAGTAACTTGGAACCTCCAAAAGCATACTTCTGTGTTATATATCCTGGCGTCAAACGTTATTGTGGAATAAACAGTGATGTGTTCTAAACAAAAGTAATATAAACATGCTCTCCAGTTATGCTAATGAACAGATAGAGCCCAGAGAAATGGATGTACAgcctcctccttcttctgcccTTTTCATGGCAGACATTGTTTAGAATCTTGCTTGATGACATTTCAAAAGAACAAGCCAAATGGCAGCACACCCACAAAAAGAACAAGGAATGTTTTGTCAGGAATTGATAGGTATTAAATTGagagacaaggggcgcctgggtggcacagcggttaagcgtctgccttcggctcagggcgtgatcccggcgttgtgggcgagccccgcatcaggctcctccgctatgagcctgcttcttcctctcccactccccctgcttgtgttccctctctcgctggctgtctctatctctgtcgaataaataaatctttaaaaaaaaaataaaaataaattgagagacAAAAACTGTCACATTTGGGACATTTGAGGGAGACGAGCTTTATCATAATTAACTTCAGAAAATAGACTCGGCACCCGTGGGCAGATGCTTGGGCAGCCAGAGTAAAGCTTAGCATTCAGCTTTTCCTCATTACGGGAGAAGTTATTCACTGGTAAGTGTGGTGGATATAATGgtaaaaaaatgtagagaaatacagttctgctctctgtgtctgtgtctgggcTATATGCTTGGGAAGAAATGAGCAATCGATTGTCCTTGGAGTGGTGTGAGTGCTCTGATGGAGGTTACCAAGTGGTGGGAACGCATAGTACAGGGGCGAggcagagcaggagtggggaagaAGTTTCCAGAGAGGAGAAGACGCCATCTTCTAAACTGAAAGCACTAAGCAGTTCACTGGGTGGACTGTCAGGGAGGCAGATGTCAAGCACCTGAAAGAAAATGagcacaaagaaggaaatccatGCAAGCAAGGCACACACTAAAAGCTCCTTGTGTGTGTAGTTGGATATATTGTAATATGAGGTCCTTTGCTTAAACAGTAAGCTCAAAGTTTCTATCAATATCCAGTTAGCCAATCCATGGATTTTCAAGAATTACATGAAGACATTTGAATTTTAACATGAAGGCAGTGGTAATTTCCATTTGGCCAAGAACCCTGTGATGGGGAAAGGCTGGCAGATGAGAAGTATTAAAGGTAAAGAATTTTGTCACCTTGAGCAGTAAACTCAGGTTACAGTGTAGACGTGGTGTGAGTGGGTGTTGGGGTCCTCACACCTGGGCTCCTGCTGCTCCATGCCCCAAGCCCCCTTCCAACACCCAGTCCCCAGAGCACACCTTGGCTTTCATGCTTTACAGCAATTCTTCTGCTTTACAGCAATTCTTTATCCATTGAATACCCATAtaatttttgcttcctttcattAAATAAGTTCCATTTGGGGAcaaatggtgggtttttttttcattgttaaatcTCGGGACCTGCAGCAGTAAGTGCAGAATACTCCGTGTTTGATaaacacttgctgaatgaatgtgtGAAGAATTCAGtgacaacagaaacagaaagaaaaggacaggTGTGAGGACCTTTGGCAATATCTGACGCTGATTAATGGAACAAATGAAGACAGAATTGAgctgaggttcatttttttttcaattttatgctTGGTGACTAGGTGTATTTTTGAACGGATCAACTGGCATTGTGAACACAGAACAGGATTTGGTTTGTAAAGGCATGACGAGGGGTATAATTTCCAaactttttgaattttagaatttcaggTAAGAAATGCATCTCTCTGACTTACTAGAGCTCattaaaagtaatataaagaTTTGCCTTTATAGCTGAATGACACTTTCCTTGCTGTCCTCTTCCCCAGGTCATGAACCTCAGCTGCTCCCTGTGGCAGGACAACAGCCCATCTGTCAAGCATTTTGCATTCGCCAAGTTCTCTGAGGTCACTGAACAGTGTTTCCTTTTATTCACCCTCATCCTACTCATGTTTTTAGCATCCCTCACGGGCAATGCCCTCATAGCCCTTGCCATCTGGACCAACCCAGTCCTCCACAtgcccatgtacttcttcctggccaacctgtctcTCTTGGAGATCGGCTACACCTGCTCAGTCATACCCAAGATGCTGCAGAGCCTTGTGAGTGAAGCCCGGGGGATCTCCCGGGAGGGATGCGCCACGCAGATGTTCTTCTTCACATTATTTGCTATCAGTGAGTGCTGTCTTTTGGCAGCCATGGCTTTTGACCGCTACATGGCCATATGCTCCCCACTCCACTATGCAACACGAATGAGCCGTGGGGTGTGTGCCCAGTTGGCAGTCATTTCCTGGGGAGTGGGTTGCATAGTAGGCTTGGGCCAGACCAACTATATTTTCTCCTTGAACTTCTGTGGTCCCTGTGAAATAGACCACTTCTTCTGTGACCTTCCCCCTATCCTGGCTCTTGCCTGTGGTGACACATCCCATAATGAGGCCGCAGTCTTTGTCGTGGCCATTCTTTGCATTTCCAGCCCATTTTTACTAATCATTGCTTCCTATGTTAGAATCTTAGCTGCCGTGCTGATCATGCCCTCACCTGAAGGCCGTCGTAAAGCTCTTTCCACCTGTTCTTCCCACCTGCTTGTAGTGACACTCTTCTATGGCTCCGGGTCTGTCACCTACTTGAGACCCAAGGCCAGCCATTCACCGGGAATAGATAAACTCCTAGCTCTGTTCTACACAGTGGTGACATCCATGCTTAATCCCATCATCTACAGTTTACGGAACAAGGAGGTCAAGGCTGCTCTACGGAGAACCCTgggtaagaaaaatgttttgactCGTGGGTAGATCCTGGAGGACCACGCAAATTTGCTCTTTGAAAAGATGCACACACAACCcaagagtaaagaaagaaaaaaaactatgctCTCTGCAACGTATTTTGTAAGGACCTTCTTTAATAATAGTAGCTGTAATTTTGGAGACACCTCTATAGTCACAGTCAAACTTATGATTGCCAAATTCTGGAAGGAAGTTGGCTACCAAAGAATTTTAATAGGTGAGTCCAATATTAGACAGATTTTCCAAAATATGTCAGTCCAGGCTTGCTGTGTAGATTGCCAGATTATATCTCAGAAGACTGACAAATTCTCATTCTGTACTCTTAGGCATTTTCTAGCCCCTGAGGATCTCATCTGCCTCTGCCCTGGTCCCTGGGGGAAGTTTTCCCACATACATCTGTCCCACATGACTCTCAATTCCCTAATAACTCCATGGAGCACATTATTTCcttccataaaaatgttttaaacacttCAACCTTAATTATTGTTACATAATATAGAATTAATTCTGTGAGTTGCAtgtactataaaaatatttaaatatgcaaaaaaaagcaaatacattcCAGAGGTATTTGTTGcagaacattaaaagaaaaaagtgggaaatttttatcaaaagtctccatggggaaaatgtttttaaaaagaagatcatatttaaattccaggatagaaggagaaaaatgaactaaaaataattaacataaataatttaaaagatgtgTATGTAATTTACTAAATTTGCATATGTGCAAATGAATCCTGAGTCCATATGTTTGGAAATTATCCATACACTTGCTCTGAAGAGAAATGAGCTGTAGGTATCTGCAGAGGCATTGCCTGGGATGTGAGCACCTAGTTCTCAGAGAGGTGCTGTGGGGTATGAGGGGTTGGTGACTGTTCATGGAGTAGCTGTAATGGGACAGAGCGGAGGTCTGTGACTTAATCACTGTGTATGATGAATTGTCCTGGGTGTGATGGATAGCATGGTCCCCTAGTTAGCAATGCTGTATCGTACCCTTGACGagtgctgagagagtagatctcaagtgttctcaccacacacaccaTCTCTGTGAGGGGAGAGGTGTGTTAATAACTTGATTGGGCTAATCACTTCACAATACAtacgtgtatcaaatcatcacattatacacCTTAAAGACATGCAGTTTTACTTGAGATATAAATCTCAATTAGCTGGAAAAGATCAAAGAATGTGATAATTTTATCAAGGGATAATGGTGATATGCACTAATGACCAAGATGTGCATTTTGCCAGATATCTGTATTTTACCAAAAACTGTCCAATTCGTTCAAACACGTAATTTATgtataatagaaatattaaaatatttaattatggacatttttattaaaataatataatataatacatgcTTTTCAGAGCAAATgtataaactatataaaatataaaaactaaaatttaattcatttatattcctTCCATGCAGGAATAAccaatgtaaatatttcatttatttaatttcagccTTTTGCTTTCTGCtatccacacacacatgcacacacactcaagtCCCTTCTCATGACAGATTATTTTATCAAAACATATATACTATTATGAAAGCAgctgaaaagataaaaagtacCAACAATACATCTTCTAGAACatttcatgtttgttttaaatatctaCGTTGTTATGAATTAACTTATcctccatattttctttattaaatattcctGAATGTTAATAAGGGAGAAATTCTTTGCTAACTTTGATCCTCAAACCCTGTGCCATTTGGTTTCAAAGAGGCTTTGGAGTCCGTTTTCCTCAGCACCAGCTCTCACAGCAACACCAACCATAGGATAAGCACCATTTACTGGATTCTGAATATATAAAAGGGCAGCTCAAGCTGCTTCAGTGTTTGTCTAATGACTGACCTTAAAAACCACCTGTGTACTATTGTTCTCATTCTACACATGGAGACCAAGGAACAGAGGCTGGAACCTCTCGCCCCCAGGAGTCAGCAAGGACCAGCATTGGGTACAGATGGTCTGGTGCAAGATCCCATGGTTCTTGGACACAAATTCCAGGAAAGCTTATTCCATTAATTCTGATTCCATGCATCTTCTGTCCCcaagaaaaatgagtgaaaagacCAGAGAATATCTCTGCTGGGAAGGGACAGCCCTGGTTTTTCAGGCTTCTAacatgtgagatttttttttggatattttattttttttattatttgtttatgtatttttatttttttgacttgttaattttttaataacttttttattatattatgttagtcaccatacagtacgtccctagtttttgatgtaaagttccatgattcatatgcaagcaatgaattcattacttgcgtatgaatcatggaacttaatATGTGAGATTTTTTCAGAggggtgattttctttttcttttttgaaagccCCTCCTTTGGTTTTAATCAGCATATGTGATGTATACAATAACTTCTGATTTATATTTAAGAGTAATCCCAAAGAATATGCCTACTATCTTTAAAGTACATATATTACTGTTTACCTCCTGTTTACATAAAACTCCAGTCACAAGCATGTTGTCTTAGAGCAAAATTCTCAAACAAATAGATTTTTAGAATGTGCTAAAAAGTTTATTTGATTCAATAATGGATGAACCAGTAGAAGATAAAAACCAGGTCGCCCAGGGCTGAACAATAAGGAAatataggcagagggagagagagagagtttgaaaaggaatttattaattttataactctTAGagttagttttttctttttctttttaagattttatttatttatttgacagagagagaggcagcgagagtgggaacacaagcagggggagtgcgagaggaagaagcaggcttcccgctgagcagggagcccaatgcggggctggatcccggaacgccgggataacgccctgagtggaaggcagacacttaatgactgagccacccaggtgccccttagagttattttcttttctttttttattataataatattttttattatattatgttaatcactatACAGTATACCAAGTTACAAACGTATCATCAGCCTAAGTCAGCCTGTCTCCTTACAGAATGACCACCCAGGGCTTGGTTTGCCAATTGTCAGCAGAGAGCCAAACCGGACCTGCTGCCTGTTTGTGTAAATAAGGTTTAATGGAAGCCCGAGGAGCTCCTCACTGACATACTGCTGAGGGGCTGCTCTCCTGCAGAGCTTAGTGCTTGAACAGAGACCTCAGACACTAGGCACCTGCCCTTACAGGAAACCTCTGCATGTAGCAAACATATCAACAAAATGCAAGCTGTGCAACTTTTTTGGATACTGACTTGaacaaaccaaagagaaaaagacatttttaagacagttaagaaaatataaacatgggCTGATGGATTATAATTAGGAagtattattcattttcattctaaattatttacatttgcaatgatatgATGTCTGgggtttacttttaaaaattacagcagAGAAATTgtgggaggaaatatttgaaataaaataggcTTGATGTTGATAATTGTTAATGTTTACTTGCTGAGCCCCTGGATTTATCTTGCCTTATCCTACCTCCATTTACTATGCCTGAAATGCTCGCACATGAAGAACAGTCATACTTTGTTGATTACGTGTTAATGATTTtatcatgatttcatttttctcagataAAATGCTTATCTGCATTTAACTTTGGAAATGTGTTCAGACTTGCTTTGTTATTCACTATGTGATCAGCCTGTCCTGGATGTTCTGTGTATGCTTGAAAAATGATCGTGTATGCTTGTTAGCTGTAGCGTTCTCTCTGCATTTACAAAGTGATTTTTGCTGTGTTATTCATACTTGCTGCATATTCCCtcacttgtgtgtgtgtcttttccaCCAATGATTTACCCAACTCCAGCTGTGGATTTCTCTAGTGCCTTTGCTATTGGTCAGATTTTGCTTCATATTTTGAAGCTATGTTACAGAATGTATGTAAATCCAGGAGTATTATAATTTCCAagttgattaaatattttagcaGGATGAAACTTCCTCCTTATTCCTGGTAATAGTTCTTCCCTTAAACTCCCCTTCATCTGGTATCAGCACGACTGTGCCAGCTTTCTTTTGGCCATCCTCCTAGGGTAtgtgtttttgtatcttttactCTGTATCACCAAATGTAGTTTTTATCTTAGTCTCCAAAAAAATTTTACTATGaaaatgtttgtgtttatttgaacAGTTTAGGCCATTGacatttacataatttatataataaaatttatacacataatttatataatttatataattgcTGGAGTTGGTAGCTACTATTTCTctatgtgatttctttttgatttattgcctgcctttccttctattgcaattatatttttataattaatcaaATAGTTGTGTGATGACACTTTCTTCACCTTCAAGCTTGTCAACAATACATAGTATATTATTCTTTTAGTGGATATCTTAGACATTCCAAGATATATTTTGATCTGTGATAGGTTGAAGTAAGTTAGTGCTTTTCCCAATCAATTTGTTTTCCCCATGAAATTATTTTGAGTGATTTCCAGTCTATGCtgttaactggaaaaaaaaaaaagcctttagaAAAACAGGGCCAGATCTTTCAGAACTAGCAGGTGAAAATGACAAACCAATGATTTTAAAGGACTTGTCTCAGATTATATTCACTTATCAcatagattaaaataatataattattattatgtaacaatataatagccaaaaaaaagatgtcattcaCAAACTCATAGTCAAACATCCCATGAGTTTGGATTCTACAAAGCATGTTCCTAAATAATTTCAAGTTACAGAAtcaatagaaattaaatttacaaagcATGTGTAACTAAACttcaacaaaaatacatataaaaatgcgTGGCTTGCAACAGTATTTAAAGGGAGTTTACAGATTTAAATGCATTTATCGAGAAATAAGGGTGTTTGGAAGAACACAGACTAAGCATTCAAGTTACAAAGTTaaggaaagaacaacaaaataaacccaaagaaaatagaataaaggaaataacaaagataaaaggaGAATGAATGAAGTATAACACTCATACAGCAAATTAAATAGTGCTTATCAATAAAAAAACAAGCTGATTCTTTGattaaactaataaaatagtTTACATGAGACAAtatcatcaagataaagagcaaCACACAATATAATAGAGATTTAACGACACAGGACATTATTTCAGGCAGAATGGTAAGCCAATAACTTAAAAATCTAAACGCAATGGATAATCttctagaaaatacataaatcatcAAAATtcatccaagaaagaaaaagcttgaatgaaacaatattttttgaatgagtcCAGGATCATAAACATACAACAATGTACCCCCAGCATCACAAGGCTGTATCTGTTTTATGGGACTTCTAGAAAACTCGAAGAACCACTAACTCCAGGTTTATTTAATATCTTCCAAATTTAGTAAAAATTATAAGGTTGCTTATTTTATGAGACTACTATAACTTTGATGCATAAAACAGAACGGATGACACAAGAAAATGATATTATTGGCCAATTTCCATTATAAATCCAAATAGTTTTATGGTTTACATAACTTTACAATAATTCTCAAAAGATTGTCTTAAATATCAAAGGAATATCCTAAAAACAATATATCACAGACAAATACAGCTTACTCCAGTGACACAGGTATAATTTCAAGTCAGaaaaggggatagactggtgatgggtagtaaggagggcacgtattgcatggtgcactgggtgttatacgcaactaatgaagcatcaaactttacatcggaatctggggatgtactgtatggtgattaacataataaaataaaataaaattaaaaaaaaaaagaaaatttgctgaCACAGTAACTACACAATAGGTTGTAATAGGAGGAAAACAATGCAGTCTTCTTAATAGTTGCAAGTTGAAGCAACCACTTTCAAGATTTTAGGTTGACAACTTTTTAAACAATCAAATCTGGCCTACGCCATTTGTTGAATGGGGGAGGAGCAATGAGATTCTCATTCAGTCTTGGTGGGGGTGTAAATTGTTATACTGACCCTGCAGAAAAATTTTGCAGTCTCAATTTTTAATGGGCATATCCTTTCACAGAAGTATTCCATGGGtagagtccaagatggcagaggagtgggagatgtttatttcatctggtcccaggaattcagctagctagttatcaaatcattctgaacacctgtgaactcaaccggagatctaagaaaagaa encodes:
- the LOC100468212 gene encoding olfactory receptor 10C1, whose translation is MNLSCSLWQDNSPSVKHFAFAKFSEVTEQCFLLFTLILLMFLASLTGNALIALAIWTNPVLHMPMYFFLANLSLLEIGYTCSVIPKMLQSLVSEARGISREGCATQMFFFTLFAISECCLLAAMAFDRYMAICSPLHYATRMSRGVCAQLAVISWGVGCIVGLGQTNYIFSLNFCGPCEIDHFFCDLPPILALACGDTSHNEAAVFVVAILCISSPFLLIIASYVRILAAVLIMPSPEGRRKALSTCSSHLLVVTLFYGSGSVTYLRPKASHSPGIDKLLALFYTVVTSMLNPIIYSLRNKEVKAALRRTLGKKNVLTRG